In Sphaeramia orbicularis chromosome 5, fSphaOr1.1, whole genome shotgun sequence, the genomic stretch taaagggttaatactcattcatttatttgttttgagcagaagaaaaaaataaacattttcatgtgtacaaggaactaatatcagagcaaatactttaataaataaaggtgatcaagacaaaatagcaattgtcaTGTACagtagtaataacaaaataaattcaatatgtactgctcagaaaggggtgggaagaagaaaacttattaaatcccacctccATCTCACATTTATGCAACAGAACACATGACTTTTGTTTCCTTAATGACATCATCAGGACACTTTCCTTTGTGTTTTTTACTCTTATGTCAATGgaatttatcttaaaaaaaagacaaaaaacactaacaccctgacaatttataaagaattcttaaaaatggactgaacttactctctgatgtatttatttatttatttatttttcttacatctgtatattttaagtttttattattattattatttgtctgttcttttttgcGTCTCTCagtctttgcattattttaatgtatttgtttAGATGCtgtttccttttgacatcttgatgtttgttcaaaatttctatgttgtattttcaataaagttgggggaaaaaaataaaaattctgttCTTATGTCAATGGAAttcatctttaacaaaaaaaaaaaaaaaaaaaaacacactaacacCCTGggaaagaattctttaaaatggactgaacttactctttgatgtatttatatatttttcttaaatgtgtatattttaagttttttattattattattatttgtctgttctttttttcgtgtctaagtctttgcattattttgatgtatttaattatttttaattattattactattgtatattattatatattattattattattttattatttcttcaattttaatgatttaatttttagatgctttttccttttgacatcttgatatttgttcaaaatttctatgttttgtatatatattttttaaaaagttgggTAAAAAACTTCTACTCTTATGTCAGATGTGTTTGTGAAATGTTTTAGGATtctgaggattctgttgggtttctgtaaattggcttagagtctggttttgaccaactctatatataaagtgtcatgagataacttttttgttgtgatctggcgctatataaataaaatttgattgattgagtgatttgattggttttcccctgtcaGTCGCTTTgggaaaaaaagcgtctgccaaatgcataaacataaacataaacatgtttcAGTGGGTTCTTACTCTGCGTGGGCGCCTGCGCATCCCACACTGACCACAGCTGCACGGTGAAGAACGGCGCCCAACACACGATGTACACGAGCACGATCACCACGGTCATCTTCACGGTCTTCACCCGGGCTTTGGACACCCCGGCCACGCTGCTGGCCCTGGAGGACAGGGGCTTGTTCACCGCCTCCCCTGCGTGGTGCATCTTCATGTGGAAGTTGACGTGCACGGTGCGGCAGATGCGCACTTGGCACACGACGACGGTGAGGACGGGCAGGACGAAGATGACCAGGGTGGTCCACGTCACGTAGGCTTTGAGTCCCCACGGTTGGATGAACTCTGCCCAACAGTCGTACACACCCGGAGCCACCTCCACCCGAGAAAAGATGAAGAGCTGCGGGAGGCTGCCGACCAGAGAGACGCACCAGGCTGCGCACACCGGACCGTTCCAACGCGCCCTGCGCCTTTGGAACGTCACCATGGGGTTGCAGATCGCCTGGTACCGGTCTATCGTCATCACCACGATCATGTAGGTGGAGGCGAACATCCCGACCACCTGCAGGTACTTCACCAACCGACACAAGATATCCGGACCCACAAACCGGTCCGTGATGTCCCACAAGAGCTGCGGGCAAACTTGGAAGAAGGTGACCACCAGGTCCGCGACGCACAGGTGGAAGACGAAGACGCGCATCCTGGAGAGCTGCTTCCTGCGCTTCCACAGAACCAACATGAGGCCGAAGTTCAGGATCCCCgcagtgatgaagatgatggacaGAAGAGCTATTTCCACCTGCGCCAAGTGCTCATCCCGAGGCTCGTCCTGCGGTGGCGCACTCAGGTTACTGGCGTTTCCACCGAACCAAGACAAAGGCtccataataaaaaaataaataaataaataaaataaaataaaaaaacagccaACACCGTTACAGGGACATCCCCAGAAGATCCAGAGGAAAaataaacactcaaaaaaaaagaaaagacacagaaaacacactccACGTCCTTTAAGTGTTGAGCAGGTGGGTTTCCACTGTGCAACAAGTATTAACAGACTGAGGTGTAAAGTGAGTTGGGGGCTTTATATCACCTCGGTCTGCAGGAGGGAGGGGCAGACCTGAGTCACAAAGACCAACAGGGGCACAGGATTGACTCACATGTTCATCAAACTCAAATGGGTCGGTAAACTTTACTGCCTGAAGAACCATTttagaacagaaatagaaaaactcaTCTGTCTGGAGTCAAAACATCCTAATATGTTTGACCTGGGGGCTGTTGAAGAAGCAATTTAGGATTAGTTTGTGtggaatatgtggagaataaatcagaGTTTCAGTACATTTAGAGAGcgacaaagaaattacagaactatattaaccctttcatgcatgaattatgagaacctcagtcaagattttttttcttgagtgcttttattcctctataggcatgaaaaaaaaaaacaactatgtgattgaattttttttaatgaacctatttttcatggaattccaaagatgtccactcagctggacatcatgcatttaattttagaagcaaagaaacatgtatttactgattatactatgaggtaaaaacatttttaatgctgctaatttgatgttttctcacattttaacaatacctgcatatagataatatgcaaaaaaaaaaaaaaaacaactgttaattacagtttaacaacaattagcattttttttttttttttttttttttttttttttttacagtcaaacatgttactgctgatcagatttatctagaacagcaaatttacagtaatagtgtgaattacagtgtatgggacgatacataagcatccactgtgttggctgatgtggaactaaaacaacaaaatccataagtatgtaagagaacccctttgaacagctgtccactgtagtgaccactatgcatgaaagggttaaagaaaaacaGTGGAATGTATCATTGTGTTTTGCAGAAAAATCCACTGGTATGTGAAGGTTGTCTTTGCATTGGATACAGATGAATACCTGCAGTGTCAGAAATAAGAAGTAGTCGacttttctactactactactactattttttttttttttcatttttacaaaaaacaacataaaacagcaACACAGTCCTGACAACAATTAGTAATCATATAtcaaataaaagacagaaaagtgTATGTAATGCAGAAAACAGCAAGGTCAGTCACTCACATCAGTCACCTCAGAAATTTGAACACAGGGTCCCACATCTGATCAAACACTTTGCTACTGATActatttttcattaatttgaaATGtaatctacatttttacaactgcatgacATCAGAATTACTTTGTGGttgcaataataatagtaaaacatgtaaaaaaaaaaaaaaaaaaaaaaaagtgtgactcatttccctttttttttttttttgacaaagccacatagAGCCACTTGAAAAGGTCCCAAGACCCAAATGTGGCCagggagccacaggttgcccacccctggtatGAACTATGAATAGATTTCACAATAAGGAAGGAAAGTGTGAATCACAGCCTAAAAAACCCTGACTGAAGTTTGTGTTTGCAATTTATTGAATGAAATCTGGATTATTTAAATTATCAGATTTTTTCAACCAATTAAtttttttatacttctattttatTATGTATAGCGTGTTTGCTCTTGCATTCTATTCTTTATTcttgtattctgtttttattgtttgtctTGCTGCTATTGCACTATAACATCCCAGTGTTGATCAATAAAGTCAGTGTACCGTCATACTTTTTGTTCTTTATactatattttgagaaaaaataaaagaattttatacatatatacatacagggtggggaagcaaaatttacaatgaacatttagttgttttttctcagcaggcactacgtcaattgttttgaaaccaaacatatattgatgtcataatcatacctaacactattatccataccttttcagaaacttttgcccatatgagtaatcaggaaagcaaacgtcaaagagtgtgtgatttgctgaatgcactcgtcacaccaaaggagatttcaaaaatagttggagtgtccataaagactgtttataatggaaagaagagaatgactatgagcaaaactattaggagaaagtctggaagatactattaaagaagaatgggagaagttgtcacccgaatatttgaggaacacttgtgcaagtttcaggaagcgtgtgaaggcagttattgagaaagaaggaggacacatagaataaaaacattttctattatgtcaattttctcgtggcaaataaattctcatgactttcaataaactaattggtcatacactgtctttcaatccctgcctcaaaatattgtaaattttgcttccccaccctgtatatatacgagggctgttcaataagttcatggcctcacccagaacagaacaacacagactgataatttataatttatttttcaacataatctccatttacagcaatgcacttggtccatcgatgttcaagcatcactatcccatcacgaaagaatgtaacatcctgtataataacaaccagtatttctgggtgagaccatcaacttattgaacggccctcgtgtatatatttatatatatatatatgtgctttcttacatttattatatattcacattttttttatagtaCACAAGATCAAAGCTTAAATTCCTTGTCTGTGTGCATAAACTTGGCCAATAGAGCTgattctgattttattttatcttctgtatCTGACtgatcatgtatgtatgtataatgtcATAAAGCAAAGAAAATCCCTTCACAAGTTCCCAGACATCCTTAAACAAAAATACACGCATTATTAGTTTTagactgtttgttcatttgtttatgGTCAGTTTGAACCTACGTCTGtttgtaataaataacatggTCACTAATGCTCAGCTGTGAGAGGATTTgagcttcagaaaaaaaaaagacaaaaccttCCTCCAAAGCTAAAATAAATCTGCTGTCATATTTACAGTTTCAAataaacactgataaaaaaatatatatatataaatgaatgaCTGTGTTTAATGGTTATGGACACTTATTGTTACATTCTATTAAACTGTGACTTTAGAGATAAAACTAGTGTATAATATTCATATTTGATTAATTTCTGATAATAACTGTTGTCATATATAAAGGTTTATCTCTTTGGTGTCtcttgttctagttctagttgCTAAAAGAGGATTGAACCGTAGCTGATTTGGGGCGGGGCTTAAATGGTCTGTTATGTAATATTTGTGACAGACTTATACATCTGAGCTGCAAATATTCACTGAAGTCTGCAAGTCATTTGAGTGTGAATTTATTCCAGTTAATACCGCGGTTTTCAGCTCCAACCTGCAAATGTTGAACCAAAACAAGCTGTTCTCTGAGGTTATTTTGCCAAGATGGTGTTACTACATCCTGTTCTTTGCGCCGTCCAAGATGAATATGATTCATCTGAGggaaaacaacctaaaaaaacaACCCAGTGTGTTGTCCTTTGGTCCAGATGGACAGAGAATGGGGTCAGACTTATTACCAGtgcagacacaaaaaaaaagaaaacatgtaacattaatccataaagacccaaacatccataataataataataataataataataataataataataataataataataataataataataataataataataataaactttatttgtatagcacctttcatacagaaattgtagcccaaagtgcttcacactgattgaaaaaatacaatattaaaatacattaagatttgcttatacatcaagaaataaaatgaaatttgggagaaatacaatcaaataaaaatagcgcacattaaaatatttgattatgcatagaatttttgaagtgcaagaaataagatgatatttgaaatacaataaaataaaaaataaaaaaaaaacagaaatacaataaaataaaataaaaataaaaacagcgcacattcctggttcctgaattgtgaccccattttttatctcctttcaaaggctaatgagaataaaaatgtttttaatttggttttaaatatattcagtgaactggcttctctaatgtcttttggaattgtattctataactttggtgcatagttagtaaaggctgcgtcccccattttctttgtaatatttctgggaatcgctagtaaccctgcgtttgatgacctcagtgttctagtttgtacataattgatcagtgagtttgcaatgtaacttggtccggttccatttagagctttatacgtgaggagtagtatcttaaaatcaattctgtatcCATCACCGactaaaactatctactgatctaaactgtttaatacctgttgatacactaatcctatcaatacatttaaataattggtgtaaaatacagttattaatcttttcatggttatcagatatgactcatttggacgttcagaggctccgtagttaccatgggaacactgtcatcttcaacagcattgattcaccagtaaaacccatggagttggatcaatgacaatggattgagatattgggtttatgttcagttattgatagatttgactgaaaaagtccctttttcttgagttttctctgtttctgatataataaccctcaactttaatctgggctttaataaacatctacatgatcagtgaataaaatatttggaaatagatgattttcactgaaaaatgcaaaacacagagcataatattgcaataaatagtaataaatcacttatgccagttcccaaataaaattttctctatatctaaccttttttaaagtgatttatcaccatttatttataatattatcttttgtattttatcagtataaatcaggtattttcctgtatttaattcaccgatcatgtagatgttcataaaagataggattaaagttgagtgttattatatctaaaacagagaaaactgaagaaaaagtgactttttcagtcaaagatatcattaactaaactttaaacccagtgtgtccatccactgtcattgatccaactccatgggttttactggtgaatcaatgttgtagaagatgacggtgtttccacggtaactacgaagcctctgaacgtccaaatgggtcatatctgatgaccatgaaaagatgacaaactgtattttacaccaattatttacatgtattgataggattagtggatcagcaggcattaaacagttcagatcagtagattgttttggtcggtgatggatgtttgggtctttattggttaagatgaacctatttgcactggcttttaatacaagtgtgtgacttttgttttatttttcggTGGCGTTTGTAGgtactatttatcctattactgcGTATctgttttagtatatcttatcttttatatgtatatatttttattacttttactatattacttatttctacctatatctttgtacagcacttcggccactttgcgttgttgtaaatgtgctatagaaataaacttgacctcaaccttaagaaaggctaaaaataaaaaaaaaattaaaaaaaaaaaaaggaaaaatcatttgggaactgctccaaaagtagcgttgggtctttatgggttaaaagctgcCGTTGTGTCCTTTGAGCATCATCGTAACTCAAGTCAAAGTCagcctgttaaccctttcatgcatgaattatgagaaccttaatcaagatttttttcctgagtgtttttattcctctttaggcatgaaaaaaataatgtgattgtaatttttgttttttatcaatctatttttcatggagttacaaaaatgtccactcagctggacaccttgtgtttaatttttgaagcaaaaaaaacatgcatttactgtcatactgtgtgaaaacaatgaaataaatgtttttttaatgttgctaatctgatgttttctcacattttaacatactacagggtgtcctataagtctccatacaaaggagacataatacattccatacatatatggttctaacatgtatttctttatatttcttctttatagttcttcagcagtggaggacacgcattgcaatgtgttcccgacaaaatggcagtcatatagaacatacaggggttggacaaaataatggaaacaccttcacctcaagatgataatgccccaatctatacagctagaattgttaaagaatggcacgaggaacattctaatgaagttgagcatctcgtatggccggcacagtccccagacctcaacattattgagcatttatggtcagttttagagattcaagtaagacgtcgatttccaccgccatcgtctctaaaagagttggagggtattctaactgaagaatggcttaaaattcctttggaaacagttcacaagttgtatgaatcaatacctcggagaattgaggctgtaattgccgcaaaaggcggacctacaccatattaaattatattttgttgattacctccgccaaggaggttatgtttttgccagggtttgtttgtttgtttgtttctttgtttgtttgtctgtctgtttgtctctccgttagtgtgcaacataactcaaaaagttatggacagattttgatgaaattttcagggtttgttggaaatgggataaggaagaaatgattaaattttggtggtgattgggggtgggggggcccacgggggggcccatttccaacaaaccctgaaattttcatccaaatctgtccataactttttgagttatgttgcacactaacggacagacaaacagacagacagacagacagacaaacaaacaaacaaaccctggcaaaaacataacctccttggcgtgggggggcccacggggggggggggggggggggggcactgatcagccttggcggaggtctgcactctccgagtgcttctagttttttaaggtgtttccattattttgtccaacccctgtattatataaataaaaatggtttatgtcaagaaacgtttatttttcctatgtatggagacttacgggacaccctgtataatagtagttattagtcactcaaataatatgcaaaaaacaacaaaacacaacaacttaaaaaaaaaaccaaactgttaattacagtctaataacaactagcaattgatttacactcaaatatgttgctggaggtcaggtttatcaagaacaggaatgttacagtcatggtatgaattgcagggtattatgggatggtgcataagtatccattgtgttggttgatatgcaagtaaaacaacaaaatccatgaatatacaagagaacaactgtagaataactgtccactggagtgaccactgtgtatgaaagggttaaacttgaaCTGAAAGCTGATGCAGCATTGGAGGCCATAGATGAGTGTGTTCATTTGCATACAGAGCGGGGACGTCAAATCCAATCGCAAGTGATCACTCAAGACTCATTTGAGATGCATTTATAAGCAGGTGTGAACAGACGCCTCCATGTGCTGTTTGGAAATCTAAAGGCGTATGTTAATGGGAGGAGGGGACCGGCTTTGAGTGGAAGCATTTCAGGACATCATTCATTCTCCGCGTGGCCGAGGTCGACTGTGAGCGATCGGATGCAGGTGTCCACACTCCGACATTCCCACCACGTTCAACACACTCTGATGTCCTCCCTCCTGTCCTTACATCCCTCTGTTCACAACATAAATCTGAAACTTGGACTTATCAGTGAATAGAGCTTTGAGATGCTGGGAACGTCTTAGAACTTTAGAGACCGCCGCCAGTCTGTGAGACCTGAATGGAATCAACTGTTCTTTATTTAGcgaacactgagcctgtttacatgcacactagggctgcacgatattggaataaactgacattgtgattttttt encodes the following:
- the avpr2b.1 gene encoding vasopressin V2 receptor → MEPLSWFGGNASNLSAPPQDEPRDEHLAQVEIALLSIIFITAGILNFGLMLVLWKRRKQLSRMRVFVFHLCVADLVVTFFQVCPQLLWDITDRFVGPDILCRLVKYLQVVGMFASTYMIVVMTIDRYQAICNPMVTFQRRRARWNGPVCAAWCVSLVGSLPQLFIFSRVEVAPGVYDCWAEFIQPWGLKAYVTWTTLVIFVLPVLTVVVCQVRICRTVHVNFHMKMHHAGEAVNKPLSSRASSVAGVSKARVKTVKMTVVIVLVYIVCWAPFFTVQLWSVWDAQAPTQTATFTILMLLASLNSCANPCIYLLFSGKLPKRLVALVCAAQPELKESMQEETTMVSSLYISLKSLSDCR